A section of the Akkermansia muciniphila genome encodes:
- a CDS encoding type II secretion system protein translates to MKVSFATRQLRRGFTLIELLVVIAIIALLASVAYGPILNQINKGDQMQALTNMKNVGVAMNEFKSNSKLGNFPDDITADRVVAQHNYMTGLGALQGDTSNDYFRQLLGNESVSESNFYAKVQTPSGGSTVTPDGEIYDGKALTPGEVGISYVMRKGDNNKKVGIGSSVGEYPLMVTSVLPGEDGSTVVAGNAVRFDPESFRGKVLIFTTAQSAKTLELDDNDNLQDTFIPKRRGKDISDTFLILTPDFSGQE, encoded by the coding sequence ATGAAAGTATCTTTTGCAACACGCCAGTTACGCAGGGGGTTCACCCTGATCGAACTTTTGGTTGTTATCGCCATTATCGCCCTGCTGGCTTCCGTGGCGTACGGTCCTATTCTGAACCAGATCAACAAGGGCGACCAGATGCAGGCCCTGACCAACATGAAGAACGTGGGCGTGGCGATGAACGAGTTCAAGTCCAACAGCAAGCTGGGCAATTTCCCGGATGACATCACCGCCGACCGCGTGGTGGCGCAGCACAACTACATGACGGGCCTGGGCGCCCTCCAGGGTGACACCTCCAATGACTATTTCCGCCAGCTTCTGGGCAACGAATCCGTTTCCGAAAGCAACTTCTACGCCAAGGTGCAGACTCCTTCCGGCGGTTCCACCGTCACCCCCGACGGTGAAATCTATGACGGCAAGGCCCTGACCCCCGGTGAAGTGGGCATCTCCTATGTCATGCGCAAGGGTGACAACAACAAGAAGGTGGGCATCGGCAGCTCCGTGGGTGAATATCCCCTGATGGTCACTTCCGTGCTTCCCGGTGAAGACGGCAGCACCGTCGTGGCCGGCAACGCCGTCCGCTTTGACCCGGAAAGCTTCCGCGGCAAAGTTCTGATTTTCACCACCGCCCAGAGCGCCAAGACCCTGGAGCTGGACGACAACGACAACCTCCAGGACACCTTCATTCCCAAGAGAAGGGGCAAGGACATCAGCGACACGTTCCTGATCCTTACGCCTGATTTCAGCGGCCAGGAATAA
- a CDS encoding PEP-CTERM sorting domain-containing protein, whose protein sequence is MTKIAIALLSLTAPLVYAAVSPGSSPGAPVSGDEAVIKMDAVLPLSREMVKEVNDGGALTVSSPAFPSGYYIVYRFVSSRGDVVQAFSVVGGKPLQGVGMALPVQVKARGILNDDVSWKLEREIAAMFSYGKSYMPHSEEVMAREAVYGPLAGSLVSRGGGGGFYGGAPRIAGGFAADNVKPAVPDSGGSSKPSDDKDKPSAPDKNPGTDPSADPEQDENDAIVDSGEKELSLESLITGDVPEAPPLEAKKLRLENNLKAEPVPEPSSAMLGAFGIACLLMRRKRN, encoded by the coding sequence ATGACCAAGATTGCCATTGCCCTGTTATCATTGACCGCGCCGCTGGTGTACGCCGCCGTGTCTCCCGGTTCAAGTCCCGGAGCTCCGGTTTCCGGTGATGAGGCGGTTATTAAAATGGATGCCGTACTCCCCTTGTCGCGCGAGATGGTGAAGGAGGTTAATGACGGAGGCGCCCTGACTGTTTCCTCCCCCGCCTTTCCCTCCGGTTATTACATTGTTTACCGGTTTGTGTCTTCCCGCGGGGATGTGGTGCAAGCCTTTTCCGTGGTAGGCGGAAAACCGCTCCAGGGCGTGGGAATGGCCCTGCCCGTGCAGGTGAAGGCCAGGGGAATCCTGAATGATGATGTCTCCTGGAAGCTGGAACGGGAAATAGCGGCCATGTTTTCCTATGGCAAGTCCTATATGCCCCATAGTGAAGAGGTCATGGCCCGTGAGGCTGTGTACGGGCCCCTGGCCGGATCACTGGTGTCCCGTGGCGGCGGGGGCGGTTTTTACGGCGGCGCCCCTAGAATAGCGGGCGGATTTGCCGCAGATAATGTCAAGCCCGCTGTTCCGGACAGCGGGGGCAGCTCCAAGCCGTCAGATGACAAGGATAAGCCTTCTGCTCCGGATAAAAATCCGGGGACCGATCCTTCTGCCGATCCGGAACAGGATGAGAATGACGCCATCGTTGATTCCGGTGAGAAAGAGCTTTCCCTGGAATCCCTGATCACGGGGGACGTTCCGGAGGCTCCTCCCCTTGAAGCCAAAAAACTTCGCCTGGAAAACAATCTGAAGGCGGAGCCCGTACCGGAACCTTCTTCAGCCATGCTGGGGGCGTTTGGCATTGCCTGCCTGCTGATGCGGCGCAAGAGGAATTAA
- a CDS encoding alpha-L-fucosidase codes for MNKLTSLFLGTVLSSSMLPGWAADPPKPYGAVPTPAQVNWQRMEFYGFIHFGLNTFTGREWGYGDENPKIFNPTDFNASDIVSTFKKGGMKGMIYTAKHHDGFCAWPTKSTDHNITKSPWKNGKGDVVKEFAQACKKHGIKFGTYLSPWDRNNADYGKEGYLDVYYKQIRELLTNYGPVFEIWFDGANGGDGYYGGAREKRNIGDAEKYYNFEKIVEMIRKIQPNCIIWGAGHYGDARWGGSEKGHVNYPHWSTVALNGGGGGTGKRGGERWVPAEGDTTINHSGWFWHQGQASRVKSPEELMQVWFDSVGRGANLILNVAADKTGKLDPADVKSLLEFKELRDKLYARDYALGATVTASQTRGNDKKFAPSNMTDGNMETYWAVEDDNLTPSAFITLPKPATFDVIRLREQIRLGQRVDSFNIDALINGKWVCIDNEGKTIGNQVMRRLNRPITTQKLRLRITGSQATPCISEFSLFRQPAGAVRPSIFRRGDNLIIIADGKNKILYTTDGSEPKEGSSVYSQGAKFAESGTVKARCQFSNGKLGPVSQARFGISKTGWKVKNATSGNAAAAIDDNPETSWFAKAETPQSFTVDMGRPYQVSSFSYLPRQDGKTSGMTDKYQFEVSPDGKTWTKAAEGEFSNLRANPIEQSVNLRNVNEPVRYFRFTGTGSLDGNSASAAEINVFGAPAGK; via the coding sequence ATGAACAAGCTTACCTCCCTCTTTCTCGGAACGGTTCTTTCCTCTTCCATGCTGCCCGGATGGGCCGCAGACCCTCCCAAGCCCTACGGAGCGGTGCCCACCCCCGCACAGGTCAACTGGCAGCGCATGGAATTCTACGGGTTCATCCACTTTGGCCTGAACACTTTCACGGGCAGGGAATGGGGGTATGGAGACGAAAACCCTAAAATCTTCAACCCGACGGACTTCAATGCCTCCGACATCGTCTCCACCTTTAAGAAAGGCGGCATGAAGGGGATGATTTATACGGCCAAGCACCACGACGGCTTCTGCGCGTGGCCCACCAAGTCCACGGACCACAACATCACCAAAAGCCCGTGGAAAAACGGCAAGGGAGATGTGGTAAAGGAATTCGCCCAGGCCTGCAAGAAGCACGGCATTAAATTCGGCACCTACCTCAGCCCGTGGGACCGCAATAATGCGGACTACGGCAAGGAAGGCTACCTGGACGTTTACTACAAGCAGATCCGCGAACTGCTGACCAACTACGGCCCCGTCTTTGAAATCTGGTTTGACGGAGCCAACGGGGGGGACGGCTACTACGGCGGAGCCAGGGAAAAGCGCAACATCGGCGATGCGGAAAAGTACTACAACTTTGAAAAAATCGTGGAAATGATCCGCAAAATCCAGCCCAACTGCATCATCTGGGGCGCGGGCCACTACGGAGACGCCCGCTGGGGCGGTTCTGAAAAAGGCCACGTCAACTATCCCCACTGGAGCACGGTGGCGCTGAACGGCGGAGGCGGAGGCACCGGCAAGCGCGGCGGAGAACGCTGGGTTCCGGCGGAAGGGGACACCACCATCAACCATTCCGGCTGGTTCTGGCACCAGGGGCAGGCGTCCCGCGTCAAATCTCCGGAAGAACTCATGCAGGTATGGTTTGACTCCGTAGGCCGCGGAGCGAACCTCATCCTGAACGTAGCGGCGGACAAAACGGGCAAGCTGGACCCCGCGGACGTCAAATCCCTGCTGGAATTCAAGGAACTGCGCGATAAACTGTATGCTAGGGACTATGCCCTGGGCGCAACCGTCACGGCCAGCCAGACGCGCGGCAATGACAAGAAATTCGCCCCCTCCAACATGACGGACGGCAACATGGAGACCTACTGGGCCGTGGAGGACGACAACCTGACGCCCTCCGCCTTCATCACCCTTCCCAAACCCGCCACCTTTGACGTCATCCGCCTCCGCGAACAAATCCGCCTGGGCCAGCGTGTGGACTCCTTCAACATTGATGCCCTGATCAACGGCAAATGGGTCTGCATCGACAATGAAGGGAAGACCATCGGCAACCAGGTCATGCGCCGCCTGAACCGCCCCATCACCACCCAGAAGCTGCGCCTGCGCATCACGGGGAGCCAGGCGACGCCCTGCATCTCCGAATTCTCCCTCTTCCGCCAGCCGGCGGGCGCGGTGCGGCCCTCCATCTTCCGCCGTGGAGACAACCTCATCATCATTGCGGACGGGAAGAACAAAATCCTGTACACGACGGACGGCAGCGAACCCAAGGAAGGCTCTTCCGTATACAGCCAGGGCGCCAAATTCGCGGAAAGCGGCACCGTCAAGGCACGCTGCCAATTCTCCAACGGCAAGCTGGGGCCCGTGAGCCAGGCCAGGTTCGGCATCAGCAAAACCGGGTGGAAGGTGAAAAACGCCACCTCCGGCAACGCGGCGGCGGCCATTGATGACAACCCGGAGACCTCCTGGTTCGCCAAGGCTGAAACGCCTCAATCCTTTACAGTGGACATGGGCAGGCCCTACCAGGTCTCCAGCTTCTCCTACCTGCCCAGGCAGGACGGGAAAACGTCCGGAATGACGGACAAGTATCAGTTTGAAGTAAGCCCGGACGGAAAAACCTGGACGAAGGCGGCGGAAGGGGAATTCTCCAATCTCCGCGCCAATCCCATAGAACAATCCGTCAACCTCAGGAACGTCAACGAACCCGTGCGCTACTTCCGCTTCACCGGCACCGGCTCACTGGACGGCAACAGCGCTTCCGCCGCGGAAATCAACGTCTTCGGCGCTCCGGCAGGCAAATAA
- a CDS encoding M23 family metallopeptidase, protein MSYFRFLLLALVLLTGSAFISESAPVYMARRDSKFALVPLCDGFDFPVGKPDGNGYYRSRGLRVKSPRHMGEDWNGNGGGNSDLGDPVYSVGHGVVTYAADARGAWGKVVIVRHAFREPKSGKVLCCQTLYAHLNDINVVLGQLVLRGTQVGTIGTNRGMYPAHLHIELHYNPDVNCGQQGIPKTERNYGRLTDFITRFRRLPLEKRMVRVPIGGFLPYKGTEGL, encoded by the coding sequence ATGTCCTATTTCCGTTTTTTACTGCTGGCGCTGGTTCTTCTGACCGGGTCCGCATTTATCAGCGAGAGCGCTCCCGTCTACATGGCCCGGCGGGACAGCAAGTTCGCGCTCGTCCCCCTTTGCGACGGCTTTGATTTTCCGGTAGGCAAGCCTGACGGCAACGGCTATTACCGGTCCCGCGGCCTGCGCGTGAAGAGTCCCCGCCACATGGGCGAAGACTGGAACGGCAACGGCGGCGGCAATTCCGATCTGGGGGATCCCGTTTATTCCGTAGGGCACGGGGTGGTGACTTACGCGGCGGACGCCCGCGGCGCGTGGGGGAAGGTGGTGATTGTCCGCCATGCCTTCCGGGAGCCCAAGTCCGGAAAGGTGCTTTGCTGCCAGACGCTTTACGCCCACTTGAACGATATTAATGTGGTGCTGGGCCAGCTGGTGCTGCGTGGCACGCAGGTGGGCACCATCGGCACGAACCGCGGCATGTATCCTGCCCACCTTCATATTGAATTGCATTATAATCCTGACGTGAATTGCGGCCAGCAGGGGATTCCCAAGACGGAGCGCAATTACGGGCGCCTGACGGATTTTATCACCCGTTTCCGCCGCCTGCCTCTGGAAAAGAGAATGGTGCGCGTGCCAATCGGCGGGTTCCTGCCTTACAAGGGCACGGAAGGGCTTTGA
- the nadD gene encoding nicotinate (nicotinamide) nucleotide adenylyltransferase gives MKLCIFGGSFDPVHEGHVRVAAHARDYCGLDCVLFMPCSLSPLKEQAPAVTDDQRCRMIELALQGLDWAVLDRTDLNLPPPSWSWRVAECVAERHPGAELFWLMGKDQWDSLEQWGRWEHLAGLVTFIVYHRGGEPLPRARVRAVFIEGDEPSSSTRVRHDLRTGVCPVPHLNPEVEELIRREDLYGVDRR, from the coding sequence GTGAAACTGTGCATTTTCGGCGGTTCGTTTGATCCCGTGCATGAAGGGCATGTTCGCGTGGCCGCCCATGCCCGTGACTATTGCGGGCTGGATTGCGTTCTGTTCATGCCGTGCTCCCTGTCTCCGCTGAAGGAGCAGGCCCCCGCCGTAACGGATGACCAGCGCTGCCGGATGATTGAGCTGGCGCTCCAGGGATTGGACTGGGCGGTGCTGGACCGTACGGATTTGAATCTTCCCCCTCCCTCATGGTCGTGGAGGGTGGCTGAGTGCGTGGCGGAGCGGCATCCCGGAGCGGAGCTTTTCTGGCTCATGGGCAAGGACCAGTGGGATTCCCTGGAACAGTGGGGCCGCTGGGAGCATCTGGCCGGGCTGGTGACGTTCATTGTATATCACCGGGGCGGCGAGCCGCTCCCCAGGGCACGGGTGCGCGCCGTTTTCATTGAGGGGGATGAACCTTCTTCCTCCACCCGCGTGCGGCATGACCTGCGCACGGGCGTATGTCCGGTGCCTCATCTGAATCCGGAGGTGGAGGAGCTGATCCGGCGGGAAGACTTGTACGGCGTGGACCGGAGATAG
- the truA gene encoding tRNA pseudouridine(38-40) synthase TruA → MPRIRFTAAYDGRPYLGWQSQPGGRTVQDVLERAFSALFGSTVRIHGSGRTDAGVHALGQVFHVDAPDTHRIPADKWPTALNTRLPHTVRIMHAEYAAPGFHARFSAAGKTYRYCISRARILSPFDAGLAWHRPLAWSVETLERAVRLFTGTHDFRAFAALRGNEPRPIPEDHFRRTITQAEVEQKGDHVFITFTGTGFLYKMVRLMAGAAHEAARGKITLDELARLINSPRPQDKSPFCAPPDGLTLMQVHYPAETPENRPE, encoded by the coding sequence ATGCCCCGCATCCGCTTCACCGCCGCGTACGATGGACGCCCGTACCTGGGCTGGCAAAGCCAGCCGGGGGGCCGTACTGTGCAGGATGTCCTGGAACGCGCCTTTTCCGCCCTCTTCGGCTCTACAGTCCGCATCCACGGTTCCGGCAGGACGGATGCCGGCGTGCATGCCCTGGGCCAGGTTTTCCATGTGGACGCTCCGGACACCCACCGCATTCCGGCGGACAAATGGCCCACCGCCCTCAACACGCGCCTGCCCCATACCGTCCGGATCATGCATGCGGAATACGCGGCCCCCGGCTTCCATGCCCGGTTCAGCGCCGCCGGAAAAACCTACCGCTACTGCATCTCCCGCGCGCGCATCCTCAGTCCGTTTGACGCAGGGCTGGCCTGGCACCGTCCGCTGGCTTGGAGCGTGGAAACTCTGGAGCGAGCCGTGCGCCTTTTCACGGGAACGCATGACTTCAGGGCTTTTGCGGCCCTGCGCGGCAATGAACCGCGCCCCATCCCGGAAGACCACTTCCGCCGCACGATCACGCAGGCGGAAGTGGAGCAAAAGGGAGACCACGTCTTCATTACCTTCACCGGAACGGGCTTCCTCTACAAGATGGTGCGCCTCATGGCAGGCGCGGCCCATGAAGCGGCCAGGGGTAAAATCACGCTGGACGAGCTGGCGCGCCTCATCAATTCTCCGCGCCCGCAGGATAAAAGCCCGTTCTGCGCCCCGCCGGACGGCCTCACGCTGATGCAGGTCCACTACCCGGCGGAAACCCCGGAAAACCGGCCTGAATAA